A genomic segment from Vicia villosa cultivar HV-30 ecotype Madison, WI unplaced genomic scaffold, Vvil1.0 ctg.000218F_1_1, whole genome shotgun sequence encodes:
- the LOC131625525 gene encoding THO complex subunit 4D-like — MASSLDMSLDDRIKNRTNRGRGRGRGKALSGRGSGALGGGRRTGAVNGRRMTGPGNGGRATGAVRRGPLMVNTRPSSYAIAKSIRRTKPFPWQSDLLEDSLRAAGIQGVEAETKLYVSNLDRGVTNEDIRELFSELGDLKRYAVHYDKNGHPTGSAEVVYNRRSDAFAALKRYNNVLLDGKPMKIEIVGTKSELPVTARVNVTGMNGQRKRTVVMTPRGGRGGGSAVSNRGAGWGRRGGSRGGSGSGRGRGRGRPGRGGGRGRGRKDGVEKSAEQLDKELETYHAEAMNIS; from the exons ATGGCTTCTTCCTTGGATATGTCACTTGATGATAGAATTAAGAACAGGACTAACCGAGGCAGAGGCAGAGGACGTGGCAAAGCCCTTTCAGGCCGTGGAAGTGGGGCTCTAGGAGGTGGAAGAAGGACCGGTGCTGTTAATGGTAGAAGAATGACTGGTCCTGGTAATGGTGGAAGAGCAACTGGTGCTGTTCGTAGAGGCCCACTCATGGTCAACACTCGCCCATCATCTTATGCTATTGCCAAG TCTATTCGCAGAACCAAGCCTTTTCCATGGCAGAGTGATTTGTTAGAGGATAGTCTTAGAGCTGCTGGAATTCAAGGAGTAGAAGCTGAGACAAAGTTGTATGTTTCAAACTTGGACAGAGGAGTAACCAATGAAGACATAAGG GAGCTTTTCTCTGAGCTTGGAGACTTGAAGCGCTATGCTGTTCATTATGACAAAAATGGGCACCCAACT GGATCAGCTGAAGTGGTTTATAATAGAAGAAGTGATGCATTTGCTGCTCTTAAAAGATATAACAATGTACTTTTGGATGGAAAGCCCATGAAAATCGAGATTGTGGGAACAAAATCAGAATTGCCTGTCACTGCACGGGTGAATGTAACTGGGATGAATGGACAGAGGAAGAGGACAGTTGTAATGAC GCCTAGAGGTGGTCGAGGTGGAGGTTCTGCTGTGTCAAATCGCGGTGCTGG TTGGGGACGTCGAGGTGGCTCAAGGGGTGGCAGTGGTAGTGGACGTGGTCGGGGTCGTGGCCGTCCTGGCAGGGGTGGAGGTCGTGGTCGGGGAAGAAAGGATGGAGTTGAAAAGTCAGCTGAGCAACTTGACAAGGAACTGGAGACCTATCATGCAGAGGCTATGAACATCTCATAA